Proteins from a genomic interval of Arvicola amphibius chromosome 10, mArvAmp1.2, whole genome shotgun sequence:
- the Mlxipl gene encoding carbohydrate-responsive element-binding protein isoform X1, whose protein sequence is MARALADLAVDLQVPRVVPCPDSDSDTDSEDPSLRRSAGGLHRSQVIHSGHFMVSSPHSDSLTRRRDQEGPMGVADFGPRSIDPTLTRLFECLSLAYSGKLVSPKWKNFKGLKLLCRDKIRLNNAIWRAWYIQYVQRRKSPVCGFVTPLQGSEADEHRKPEAVVLEGNYWKRRIEVVMREYHKWRIYYKKRLRKSSREGDLLAPKQVEGGWPPPERWCEQLFSSVVPVLLGGSEEEPGARQLLDLDCFLSDISDTLFTMTQPSPSSLQLPPEDAYVGNADMIQPDLTPLQPSLDDFMEISGGTGPSSGGRTDRKDFFTNYRPPQPPTSSNFLEPPSFGPMADSLFSSGILGPEMPPPASASSSSGMTPLLGTTRLQARNSCPGPLDPSTFMSSDFLLPEDPKTKIPPTPMPPPLLPYPTPVKAQSLEPCTPAHFPTMAPPPTLLTEEPLFSARFPFTTVPPAPGVPTLPAPTTFIPTPQPGPSPGPTPFPVDHLPPGYPEPAFRPHFTMPQDMQPRCKPTTPSPGRQKASPPTLAPTTASPTATARDNNPCLTQLLRAAKPEQALEPPPVPSTLLRPPESPVRWWALGCKGQSRAFTPTLCPSPSQQDTVSEFPRARAFFPPIPAPTPPQPPPGPATLAPPRSLIVPKAERLSPPAPSGSERRLSGDLNSIPPPGALSVHLSPSQPILNRGRVDNNKMENRRITHISAEQKRRFNIKLGFDTLHGLVSTLSAQPSLKVSKATTLQKTAEYILMLQQERAAMQEEAQQLRDEIEELNAAINLCQQQLPATGVPITHQRFDQMRDMFDDYVRTRTLHNWKFWVFSILIRPLFESFNGMVSTTSLHSLRQTSLAWLDQYCSLPALRPTVLNSLRQLSTSTSILTDPSRVPEQATRAVTEGTLGRPF, encoded by the exons ATGGCGCGCGCTCTGGCGGATCTAGCAGTGGATTTGCAGGTGCCCCGGGTCGTCCCTTGCCCCGATTCGGACTCTGATACAGACTCGGAAGATCCGAGTCTCCGGCGCAGCGCGGGTGGTTTGCACCGATCACAGGTCATCCACAGCGGACACTTCATGGTGTCCTCGCCGCATAGCGACTCGCTCACCCGGCGACGCGACCAGGAGGGGCCCATGGGTGTCGCCGACTTCGGGCCGCGCAGCATCGATCCGACACTCACCCGGCTCTTCGAGTGCTTGAGCCTGGCTTACAG TGGCAAGCTGGTTTCTCCCAAGTGGAAGAACTTCAAAGGCCTCAAATTGCTGTGCCGGGACAAGATCCGCCTCAACAATGCCATCTGGAGGGCCTGGTACATTCAGT ATGTGCAGCGGAGGAAGAGCCCAGTGTGTGGCTTTGTGACACCCCTGCAGGGGTCTGAAGCAGATGAGCACCGGAAACCTGAG GCTGTCGTCCTGGAGGGCAATTACTGGAAGCGGCGCATCGAGGTGGTGATGCGCGAATACCACAAGTGGAGAATCTACTACAAGAAGCGG CTCCGTAAGTCCAGCAGGGAAGGGGATCTTCTGGCTCCCAAGCAG GTGGAAGGTGGGTGGCCGCCACCAGAGCGATGGTGCGAACAGCTCTTCTCCAGCGTGGTGCCCGTGCTGCTTGGAGGCTCCGAGGAGGAGCCCGGGGCTCGACAGCTTCTGGACCTCGACTGCTTCTTGTCCGATATATCCGACACACTCTTCACCATGACACAGCCCAGCCCCTCATCCCTGCAGCTACCCCCAGAAGATg CTTACGTTGGCAATGCTGACATGATCCAGCCAGACCTGACGCCACTGCAGCCCAGCCTGGATGACTTCATGGAGATATCAGGTGGGACAGGTCCTTCATCAGGCGGAAGGACAGACCGAAAGG ATTTCTTCACCAATTACCGCCCCCCACAACCGCCCACATCCTCAAACTTCCTGGAGCCCCCCAGCTTTGGCCCCATGGCTGACTCCCTCTTCAGCAGTGGAATCCTGGGCCCAGAGATGCCACCACCAGCCTCCGCTTCCTCCTCTTCGGGGATGACCCCTCTTTTAGGGACTACCCGCCTACAG GCTCGGAACAGCTGCCCTGGACCCTTGGACCCCAGTACCTTTATgagttctgacttccttcttcctgaagaCCCAAAGACCAAGATCCCACCTACTCCtatgcctcctcctctccttccatacCCCACCCCTGTCAAGGCGCAGAGCTTAGAGCCCTGCACCCCAGCTCACTTCCCTACAATGGCTCCACCTCCCACTTTGTTGACAGAAGAGCCCCTCTTCTCCGCCAGGTTCCCCTTCACCACAGTCCCACCTGCTCCAGGAGTGCCTACTCTTCCTGCTCCTACCACTTTCATTCCCACACCACAGCCTGGCCCTAGCCCTGGCCCCACCCCTTTCCCTGTAGACCATCTGCCCCCTGGGTACCCAGAGCCTGCCTTTAGGCCTCACTTCACCATGCCTCAGGATATGCAGCCCAGATGCAAGCCCACCACCCCGTCCCCAGGCCGACAGAAAGCCAGTCCCCCTACCTTGGCCCCTACCACTGCCAGCCCTACCGCCACCGCCAGAGACAACAACCCCTGCCTTACACAGCTTCTCAGGGCAG CCAAGCCTGAGCAAGCACTGGAACCTCCACCTGTGCCCAGCACCCTCCTCCGGCCCCCAGAGTCTCCGGTAAGATGGTGGGCACTGGGATGTAAGGGTCAGTCTAGGGCCTTTACCCCAACTCTCTGCCCTTCTCCATCCCAGCAGGATACAGTCTCTGAATTCCCCCGTGCCCGTGCCTTCTTTCCCCCAATCCCGGCCCCTACACCACCTCAGCCACCTCCAGGCCCAGCCACATTGGCCCCTCCCAGGTCCCTGATTGTCCCCAAAGCAGAGCGGCTCTCACCCCCAGCACCCAGCG GCAGCGAGCGGCGATTATCAGGGGATCTCAATTCCATACCACCCCCGGGGGCACTGAGTGTCCACCTATCGCCCTCTCAACCTATCTTAAACCGGGGTCGCGTAGACAACAACAAG ATGGAGAACCGGCGCATCACACACATCTCTGCTGAGCAGAAGAGGCGTTTCAATATCAAGCTAGGATTTGACACCCTCCACGGACTTGTGAGCACACTCAGTGCCCAGCCCAGTCTCAAG GTGAGCAAAGCAACAACACTACAGAAGACTGCCGAATACATCCTAATGCTGCAGCAGGAACGGGCGGCCATGCAGGAGGAGGCGCAGCAGCTGCGGGATGAGATAGAGGAGCTCAATGCCGCCATCAA CTTGTGCCAGCAGCAGCTGCCAGCCACTGGGGTGCCCATCACACATCAGCGCTTTGACCAGATGCGCGACATGTTTGATGACTATGTCCGGACCCGCACACTGCACAACTGGAAGTTCTGGGTA TTCAGCATCCTCATCCGGCCTTTGTTTGAGTCCTTCAATGGGATGGTGTCTACCACAAGCTTACACAGCCTCCGCCAGACCTCACTGGCTTGGCTAGACCAGTACTGTTCTCTGCCTGCTCTCCGACCAA CTGTCCTGAATTCCCTTCGCCAGCTCAGCACGTCTACCAGCATCCTGACCGATCCGAGCCGTGTGCCTGAACAAGCCACACGGGCAGTCACTGAGGGTACCCTGGGCAGACCATTCTAA
- the Mlxipl gene encoding carbohydrate-responsive element-binding protein isoform X3 — translation MARALADLAVDLQVPRVVPCPDSDSDTDSEDPSLRRSAGGLHRSQVIHSGHFMVSSPHSDSLTRRRDQEGPMGVADFGPRSIDPTLTRLFECLSLAYSGKLVSPKWKNFKGLKLLCRDKIRLNNAIWRAWYIQYVQRRKSPVCGFVTPLQGSEADEHRKPEAVVLEGNYWKRRIEVVMREYHKWRIYYKKRLRKSSREGDLLAPKQVEGGWPPPERWCEQLFSSVVPVLLGGSEEEPGARQLLDLDCFLSDISDTLFTMTQPSPSSLQLPPEDAYVGNADMIQPDLTPLQPSLDDFMEISGGTGPSSGGRTDRKDFFTNYRPPQPPTSSNFLEPPSFGPMADSLFSSGILGPEMPPPASASSSSGMTPLLGTTRLQARNSCPGPLDPSTFMSSDFLLPEDPKTKIPPTPMPPPLLPYPTPVKAQSLEPCTPAHFPTMAPPPTLLTEEPLFSARFPFTTVPPAPGVPTLPAPTTFIPTPQPGPSPGPTPFPVDHLPPGYPEPAFRPHFTMPQDMQPRCKPTTPSPGRQKASPPTLAPTTASPTATARDNNPCLTQLLRAAKPEQALEPPPVPSTLLRPPESPQDTVSEFPRARAFFPPIPAPTPPQPPPGPATLAPPRSLIVPKAERLSPPAPSGSERRLSGDLNSIPPPGALSVHLSPSQPILNRGRVDNNKMENRRITHISAEQKRRFNIKLGFDTLHGLVSTLSAQPSLKVSKATTLQKTAEYILMLQQERAAMQEEAQQLRDEIEELNAAINLCQQQLPATGVPITHQRFDQMRDMFDDYVRTRTLHNWKFWVFSILIRPLFESFNGMVSTTSLHSLRQTSLAWLDQYCSLPALRPTVLNSLRQLSTSTSILTDPSRVPEQATRAVTEGTLGRPF, via the exons ATGGCGCGCGCTCTGGCGGATCTAGCAGTGGATTTGCAGGTGCCCCGGGTCGTCCCTTGCCCCGATTCGGACTCTGATACAGACTCGGAAGATCCGAGTCTCCGGCGCAGCGCGGGTGGTTTGCACCGATCACAGGTCATCCACAGCGGACACTTCATGGTGTCCTCGCCGCATAGCGACTCGCTCACCCGGCGACGCGACCAGGAGGGGCCCATGGGTGTCGCCGACTTCGGGCCGCGCAGCATCGATCCGACACTCACCCGGCTCTTCGAGTGCTTGAGCCTGGCTTACAG TGGCAAGCTGGTTTCTCCCAAGTGGAAGAACTTCAAAGGCCTCAAATTGCTGTGCCGGGACAAGATCCGCCTCAACAATGCCATCTGGAGGGCCTGGTACATTCAGT ATGTGCAGCGGAGGAAGAGCCCAGTGTGTGGCTTTGTGACACCCCTGCAGGGGTCTGAAGCAGATGAGCACCGGAAACCTGAG GCTGTCGTCCTGGAGGGCAATTACTGGAAGCGGCGCATCGAGGTGGTGATGCGCGAATACCACAAGTGGAGAATCTACTACAAGAAGCGG CTCCGTAAGTCCAGCAGGGAAGGGGATCTTCTGGCTCCCAAGCAG GTGGAAGGTGGGTGGCCGCCACCAGAGCGATGGTGCGAACAGCTCTTCTCCAGCGTGGTGCCCGTGCTGCTTGGAGGCTCCGAGGAGGAGCCCGGGGCTCGACAGCTTCTGGACCTCGACTGCTTCTTGTCCGATATATCCGACACACTCTTCACCATGACACAGCCCAGCCCCTCATCCCTGCAGCTACCCCCAGAAGATg CTTACGTTGGCAATGCTGACATGATCCAGCCAGACCTGACGCCACTGCAGCCCAGCCTGGATGACTTCATGGAGATATCAGGTGGGACAGGTCCTTCATCAGGCGGAAGGACAGACCGAAAGG ATTTCTTCACCAATTACCGCCCCCCACAACCGCCCACATCCTCAAACTTCCTGGAGCCCCCCAGCTTTGGCCCCATGGCTGACTCCCTCTTCAGCAGTGGAATCCTGGGCCCAGAGATGCCACCACCAGCCTCCGCTTCCTCCTCTTCGGGGATGACCCCTCTTTTAGGGACTACCCGCCTACAG GCTCGGAACAGCTGCCCTGGACCCTTGGACCCCAGTACCTTTATgagttctgacttccttcttcctgaagaCCCAAAGACCAAGATCCCACCTACTCCtatgcctcctcctctccttccatacCCCACCCCTGTCAAGGCGCAGAGCTTAGAGCCCTGCACCCCAGCTCACTTCCCTACAATGGCTCCACCTCCCACTTTGTTGACAGAAGAGCCCCTCTTCTCCGCCAGGTTCCCCTTCACCACAGTCCCACCTGCTCCAGGAGTGCCTACTCTTCCTGCTCCTACCACTTTCATTCCCACACCACAGCCTGGCCCTAGCCCTGGCCCCACCCCTTTCCCTGTAGACCATCTGCCCCCTGGGTACCCAGAGCCTGCCTTTAGGCCTCACTTCACCATGCCTCAGGATATGCAGCCCAGATGCAAGCCCACCACCCCGTCCCCAGGCCGACAGAAAGCCAGTCCCCCTACCTTGGCCCCTACCACTGCCAGCCCTACCGCCACCGCCAGAGACAACAACCCCTGCCTTACACAGCTTCTCAGGGCAG CCAAGCCTGAGCAAGCACTGGAACCTCCACCTGTGCCCAGCACCCTCCTCCGGCCCCCAGAGTCTCCG CAGGATACAGTCTCTGAATTCCCCCGTGCCCGTGCCTTCTTTCCCCCAATCCCGGCCCCTACACCACCTCAGCCACCTCCAGGCCCAGCCACATTGGCCCCTCCCAGGTCCCTGATTGTCCCCAAAGCAGAGCGGCTCTCACCCCCAGCACCCAGCG GCAGCGAGCGGCGATTATCAGGGGATCTCAATTCCATACCACCCCCGGGGGCACTGAGTGTCCACCTATCGCCCTCTCAACCTATCTTAAACCGGGGTCGCGTAGACAACAACAAG ATGGAGAACCGGCGCATCACACACATCTCTGCTGAGCAGAAGAGGCGTTTCAATATCAAGCTAGGATTTGACACCCTCCACGGACTTGTGAGCACACTCAGTGCCCAGCCCAGTCTCAAG GTGAGCAAAGCAACAACACTACAGAAGACTGCCGAATACATCCTAATGCTGCAGCAGGAACGGGCGGCCATGCAGGAGGAGGCGCAGCAGCTGCGGGATGAGATAGAGGAGCTCAATGCCGCCATCAA CTTGTGCCAGCAGCAGCTGCCAGCCACTGGGGTGCCCATCACACATCAGCGCTTTGACCAGATGCGCGACATGTTTGATGACTATGTCCGGACCCGCACACTGCACAACTGGAAGTTCTGGGTA TTCAGCATCCTCATCCGGCCTTTGTTTGAGTCCTTCAATGGGATGGTGTCTACCACAAGCTTACACAGCCTCCGCCAGACCTCACTGGCTTGGCTAGACCAGTACTGTTCTCTGCCTGCTCTCCGACCAA CTGTCCTGAATTCCCTTCGCCAGCTCAGCACGTCTACCAGCATCCTGACCGATCCGAGCCGTGTGCCTGAACAAGCCACACGGGCAGTCACTGAGGGTACCCTGGGCAGACCATTCTAA
- the Mlxipl gene encoding carbohydrate-responsive element-binding protein isoform X4, whose translation MARALADLAVDLQVPRVVPCPDSDSDTDSEDPSLRRSAGGLHRSQVIHSGHFMVSSPHSDSLTRRRDQEGPMGVADFGPRSIDPTLTRLFECLSLAYSGKLVSPKWKNFKGLKLLCRDKIRLNNAIWRAWYIQYVQRRKSPVCGFVTPLQGSEADEHRKPEAVVLEGNYWKRRIEVVMREYHKWRIYYKKRLRKSSREGDLLAPKQVEGGWPPPERWCEQLFSSVVPVLLGGSEEEPGARQLLDLDCFLSDISDTLFTMTQPSPSSLQLPPEDAYVGNADMIQPDLTPLQPSLDDFMEISGGTGPSSGGRTDRKDFFTNYRPPQPPTSSNFLEPPSFGPMADSLFSSGILGPEMPPPASASSSSGMTPLLGTTRLQARNSCPGPLDPSTFMSSDFLLPEDPKTKIPPTPMPPPLLPYPTPVKAQSLEPCTPAHFPTMAPPPTLLTEEPLFSARFPFTTVPPAPGVPTLPAPTTFIPTPQPGPSPGPTPFPVDHLPPGYPEPAFRPHFTMPQDMQPRCKPTTPSPGRQKASPPTLAPTTASPTATARDNNPCLTQLLRAAKPEQALEPPPVPSTLLRPPESPDTVSEFPRARAFFPPIPAPTPPQPPPGPATLAPPRSLIVPKAERLSPPAPSGSERRLSGDLNSIPPPGALSVHLSPSQPILNRGRVDNNKMENRRITHISAEQKRRFNIKLGFDTLHGLVSTLSAQPSLKVSKATTLQKTAEYILMLQQERAAMQEEAQQLRDEIEELNAAINLCQQQLPATGVPITHQRFDQMRDMFDDYVRTRTLHNWKFWVFSILIRPLFESFNGMVSTTSLHSLRQTSLAWLDQYCSLPALRPTVLNSLRQLSTSTSILTDPSRVPEQATRAVTEGTLGRPF comes from the exons ATGGCGCGCGCTCTGGCGGATCTAGCAGTGGATTTGCAGGTGCCCCGGGTCGTCCCTTGCCCCGATTCGGACTCTGATACAGACTCGGAAGATCCGAGTCTCCGGCGCAGCGCGGGTGGTTTGCACCGATCACAGGTCATCCACAGCGGACACTTCATGGTGTCCTCGCCGCATAGCGACTCGCTCACCCGGCGACGCGACCAGGAGGGGCCCATGGGTGTCGCCGACTTCGGGCCGCGCAGCATCGATCCGACACTCACCCGGCTCTTCGAGTGCTTGAGCCTGGCTTACAG TGGCAAGCTGGTTTCTCCCAAGTGGAAGAACTTCAAAGGCCTCAAATTGCTGTGCCGGGACAAGATCCGCCTCAACAATGCCATCTGGAGGGCCTGGTACATTCAGT ATGTGCAGCGGAGGAAGAGCCCAGTGTGTGGCTTTGTGACACCCCTGCAGGGGTCTGAAGCAGATGAGCACCGGAAACCTGAG GCTGTCGTCCTGGAGGGCAATTACTGGAAGCGGCGCATCGAGGTGGTGATGCGCGAATACCACAAGTGGAGAATCTACTACAAGAAGCGG CTCCGTAAGTCCAGCAGGGAAGGGGATCTTCTGGCTCCCAAGCAG GTGGAAGGTGGGTGGCCGCCACCAGAGCGATGGTGCGAACAGCTCTTCTCCAGCGTGGTGCCCGTGCTGCTTGGAGGCTCCGAGGAGGAGCCCGGGGCTCGACAGCTTCTGGACCTCGACTGCTTCTTGTCCGATATATCCGACACACTCTTCACCATGACACAGCCCAGCCCCTCATCCCTGCAGCTACCCCCAGAAGATg CTTACGTTGGCAATGCTGACATGATCCAGCCAGACCTGACGCCACTGCAGCCCAGCCTGGATGACTTCATGGAGATATCAGGTGGGACAGGTCCTTCATCAGGCGGAAGGACAGACCGAAAGG ATTTCTTCACCAATTACCGCCCCCCACAACCGCCCACATCCTCAAACTTCCTGGAGCCCCCCAGCTTTGGCCCCATGGCTGACTCCCTCTTCAGCAGTGGAATCCTGGGCCCAGAGATGCCACCACCAGCCTCCGCTTCCTCCTCTTCGGGGATGACCCCTCTTTTAGGGACTACCCGCCTACAG GCTCGGAACAGCTGCCCTGGACCCTTGGACCCCAGTACCTTTATgagttctgacttccttcttcctgaagaCCCAAAGACCAAGATCCCACCTACTCCtatgcctcctcctctccttccatacCCCACCCCTGTCAAGGCGCAGAGCTTAGAGCCCTGCACCCCAGCTCACTTCCCTACAATGGCTCCACCTCCCACTTTGTTGACAGAAGAGCCCCTCTTCTCCGCCAGGTTCCCCTTCACCACAGTCCCACCTGCTCCAGGAGTGCCTACTCTTCCTGCTCCTACCACTTTCATTCCCACACCACAGCCTGGCCCTAGCCCTGGCCCCACCCCTTTCCCTGTAGACCATCTGCCCCCTGGGTACCCAGAGCCTGCCTTTAGGCCTCACTTCACCATGCCTCAGGATATGCAGCCCAGATGCAAGCCCACCACCCCGTCCCCAGGCCGACAGAAAGCCAGTCCCCCTACCTTGGCCCCTACCACTGCCAGCCCTACCGCCACCGCCAGAGACAACAACCCCTGCCTTACACAGCTTCTCAGGGCAG CCAAGCCTGAGCAAGCACTGGAACCTCCACCTGTGCCCAGCACCCTCCTCCGGCCCCCAGAGTCTCCG GATACAGTCTCTGAATTCCCCCGTGCCCGTGCCTTCTTTCCCCCAATCCCGGCCCCTACACCACCTCAGCCACCTCCAGGCCCAGCCACATTGGCCCCTCCCAGGTCCCTGATTGTCCCCAAAGCAGAGCGGCTCTCACCCCCAGCACCCAGCG GCAGCGAGCGGCGATTATCAGGGGATCTCAATTCCATACCACCCCCGGGGGCACTGAGTGTCCACCTATCGCCCTCTCAACCTATCTTAAACCGGGGTCGCGTAGACAACAACAAG ATGGAGAACCGGCGCATCACACACATCTCTGCTGAGCAGAAGAGGCGTTTCAATATCAAGCTAGGATTTGACACCCTCCACGGACTTGTGAGCACACTCAGTGCCCAGCCCAGTCTCAAG GTGAGCAAAGCAACAACACTACAGAAGACTGCCGAATACATCCTAATGCTGCAGCAGGAACGGGCGGCCATGCAGGAGGAGGCGCAGCAGCTGCGGGATGAGATAGAGGAGCTCAATGCCGCCATCAA CTTGTGCCAGCAGCAGCTGCCAGCCACTGGGGTGCCCATCACACATCAGCGCTTTGACCAGATGCGCGACATGTTTGATGACTATGTCCGGACCCGCACACTGCACAACTGGAAGTTCTGGGTA TTCAGCATCCTCATCCGGCCTTTGTTTGAGTCCTTCAATGGGATGGTGTCTACCACAAGCTTACACAGCCTCCGCCAGACCTCACTGGCTTGGCTAGACCAGTACTGTTCTCTGCCTGCTCTCCGACCAA CTGTCCTGAATTCCCTTCGCCAGCTCAGCACGTCTACCAGCATCCTGACCGATCCGAGCCGTGTGCCTGAACAAGCCACACGGGCAGTCACTGAGGGTACCCTGGGCAGACCATTCTAA
- the Mlxipl gene encoding carbohydrate-responsive element-binding protein isoform X2, with protein MARALADLAVDLQVPRVVPCPDSDSDTDSEDPSLRRSAGGLHRSQVIHSGHFMVSSPHSDSLTRRRDQEGPMGVADFGPRSIDPTLTRLFECLSLAYSGKLVSPKWKNFKGLKLLCRDKIRLNNAIWRAWYIQYVQRRKSPVCGFVTPLQGSEADEHRKPEAVVLEGNYWKRRIEVVMREYHKWRIYYKKRLRKSSREGDLLAPKQVEGGWPPPERWCEQLFSSVVPVLLGGSEEEPGARQLLDLDCFLSDISDTLFTMTQPSPSSLQLPPEDAYVGNADMIQPDLTPLQPSLDDFMEISDFFTNYRPPQPPTSSNFLEPPSFGPMADSLFSSGILGPEMPPPASASSSSGMTPLLGTTRLQARNSCPGPLDPSTFMSSDFLLPEDPKTKIPPTPMPPPLLPYPTPVKAQSLEPCTPAHFPTMAPPPTLLTEEPLFSARFPFTTVPPAPGVPTLPAPTTFIPTPQPGPSPGPTPFPVDHLPPGYPEPAFRPHFTMPQDMQPRCKPTTPSPGRQKASPPTLAPTTASPTATARDNNPCLTQLLRAAKPEQALEPPPVPSTLLRPPESPVRWWALGCKGQSRAFTPTLCPSPSQQDTVSEFPRARAFFPPIPAPTPPQPPPGPATLAPPRSLIVPKAERLSPPAPSGSERRLSGDLNSIPPPGALSVHLSPSQPILNRGRVDNNKMENRRITHISAEQKRRFNIKLGFDTLHGLVSTLSAQPSLKVSKATTLQKTAEYILMLQQERAAMQEEAQQLRDEIEELNAAINLCQQQLPATGVPITHQRFDQMRDMFDDYVRTRTLHNWKFWVFSILIRPLFESFNGMVSTTSLHSLRQTSLAWLDQYCSLPALRPTVLNSLRQLSTSTSILTDPSRVPEQATRAVTEGTLGRPF; from the exons ATGGCGCGCGCTCTGGCGGATCTAGCAGTGGATTTGCAGGTGCCCCGGGTCGTCCCTTGCCCCGATTCGGACTCTGATACAGACTCGGAAGATCCGAGTCTCCGGCGCAGCGCGGGTGGTTTGCACCGATCACAGGTCATCCACAGCGGACACTTCATGGTGTCCTCGCCGCATAGCGACTCGCTCACCCGGCGACGCGACCAGGAGGGGCCCATGGGTGTCGCCGACTTCGGGCCGCGCAGCATCGATCCGACACTCACCCGGCTCTTCGAGTGCTTGAGCCTGGCTTACAG TGGCAAGCTGGTTTCTCCCAAGTGGAAGAACTTCAAAGGCCTCAAATTGCTGTGCCGGGACAAGATCCGCCTCAACAATGCCATCTGGAGGGCCTGGTACATTCAGT ATGTGCAGCGGAGGAAGAGCCCAGTGTGTGGCTTTGTGACACCCCTGCAGGGGTCTGAAGCAGATGAGCACCGGAAACCTGAG GCTGTCGTCCTGGAGGGCAATTACTGGAAGCGGCGCATCGAGGTGGTGATGCGCGAATACCACAAGTGGAGAATCTACTACAAGAAGCGG CTCCGTAAGTCCAGCAGGGAAGGGGATCTTCTGGCTCCCAAGCAG GTGGAAGGTGGGTGGCCGCCACCAGAGCGATGGTGCGAACAGCTCTTCTCCAGCGTGGTGCCCGTGCTGCTTGGAGGCTCCGAGGAGGAGCCCGGGGCTCGACAGCTTCTGGACCTCGACTGCTTCTTGTCCGATATATCCGACACACTCTTCACCATGACACAGCCCAGCCCCTCATCCCTGCAGCTACCCCCAGAAGATg CTTACGTTGGCAATGCTGACATGATCCAGCCAGACCTGACGCCACTGCAGCCCAGCCTGGATGACTTCATGGAGATATCAG ATTTCTTCACCAATTACCGCCCCCCACAACCGCCCACATCCTCAAACTTCCTGGAGCCCCCCAGCTTTGGCCCCATGGCTGACTCCCTCTTCAGCAGTGGAATCCTGGGCCCAGAGATGCCACCACCAGCCTCCGCTTCCTCCTCTTCGGGGATGACCCCTCTTTTAGGGACTACCCGCCTACAG GCTCGGAACAGCTGCCCTGGACCCTTGGACCCCAGTACCTTTATgagttctgacttccttcttcctgaagaCCCAAAGACCAAGATCCCACCTACTCCtatgcctcctcctctccttccatacCCCACCCCTGTCAAGGCGCAGAGCTTAGAGCCCTGCACCCCAGCTCACTTCCCTACAATGGCTCCACCTCCCACTTTGTTGACAGAAGAGCCCCTCTTCTCCGCCAGGTTCCCCTTCACCACAGTCCCACCTGCTCCAGGAGTGCCTACTCTTCCTGCTCCTACCACTTTCATTCCCACACCACAGCCTGGCCCTAGCCCTGGCCCCACCCCTTTCCCTGTAGACCATCTGCCCCCTGGGTACCCAGAGCCTGCCTTTAGGCCTCACTTCACCATGCCTCAGGATATGCAGCCCAGATGCAAGCCCACCACCCCGTCCCCAGGCCGACAGAAAGCCAGTCCCCCTACCTTGGCCCCTACCACTGCCAGCCCTACCGCCACCGCCAGAGACAACAACCCCTGCCTTACACAGCTTCTCAGGGCAG CCAAGCCTGAGCAAGCACTGGAACCTCCACCTGTGCCCAGCACCCTCCTCCGGCCCCCAGAGTCTCCGGTAAGATGGTGGGCACTGGGATGTAAGGGTCAGTCTAGGGCCTTTACCCCAACTCTCTGCCCTTCTCCATCCCAGCAGGATACAGTCTCTGAATTCCCCCGTGCCCGTGCCTTCTTTCCCCCAATCCCGGCCCCTACACCACCTCAGCCACCTCCAGGCCCAGCCACATTGGCCCCTCCCAGGTCCCTGATTGTCCCCAAAGCAGAGCGGCTCTCACCCCCAGCACCCAGCG GCAGCGAGCGGCGATTATCAGGGGATCTCAATTCCATACCACCCCCGGGGGCACTGAGTGTCCACCTATCGCCCTCTCAACCTATCTTAAACCGGGGTCGCGTAGACAACAACAAG ATGGAGAACCGGCGCATCACACACATCTCTGCTGAGCAGAAGAGGCGTTTCAATATCAAGCTAGGATTTGACACCCTCCACGGACTTGTGAGCACACTCAGTGCCCAGCCCAGTCTCAAG GTGAGCAAAGCAACAACACTACAGAAGACTGCCGAATACATCCTAATGCTGCAGCAGGAACGGGCGGCCATGCAGGAGGAGGCGCAGCAGCTGCGGGATGAGATAGAGGAGCTCAATGCCGCCATCAA CTTGTGCCAGCAGCAGCTGCCAGCCACTGGGGTGCCCATCACACATCAGCGCTTTGACCAGATGCGCGACATGTTTGATGACTATGTCCGGACCCGCACACTGCACAACTGGAAGTTCTGGGTA TTCAGCATCCTCATCCGGCCTTTGTTTGAGTCCTTCAATGGGATGGTGTCTACCACAAGCTTACACAGCCTCCGCCAGACCTCACTGGCTTGGCTAGACCAGTACTGTTCTCTGCCTGCTCTCCGACCAA CTGTCCTGAATTCCCTTCGCCAGCTCAGCACGTCTACCAGCATCCTGACCGATCCGAGCCGTGTGCCTGAACAAGCCACACGGGCAGTCACTGAGGGTACCCTGGGCAGACCATTCTAA